The proteins below are encoded in one region of Ereboglobus luteus:
- the glnD gene encoding [protein-PII] uridylyltransferase has translation MHASPLTALSTRIRKHALGRLNFADSGADVPAAQRLTACKTFLRLENAMMRMRHEAGESGVAVAHARAATIDVMLAHLFDYAIAAWKRSRPGVPAPEVALVALGGYGRAQLSPLSDIDIMFLYPSNVRLDDLKDFQQHLVDEILYTLWDCGLKVGHSSRTTDDAFAEARADIQTKTALLEARFIAGSDILFENFFTAYENFYRNEGTLSYIASRLKNQTIRRAKYGDTVFLQEPDIKNGVGGLRDYHSVLWLAHVKLGLRNVNDLVEEGYLQRNQLRDFKRAYDFLMRVRNELHFNSRHPTDLLDLEQQPRIALGLGYANHDELARVEQFMHDYYRAAQTIYRVAKYIEHRLSLTADPIKTGATAGPSPALSLRDSLRLTRHQKTQHVDGFIQRGNELTAEHPGVFRESPERLIRVFRYAQQLGIQPDFTLQTLIRDNLPLINRRVINSPDCAASFRAIMHTVGNVHPTLSLMHELGVLGRYLPEFDTLTCLVQHEYYHRYTADIHTLNAIRELDRIFLREEDFTGKYLTALHETPAPSLLYLILLLHDIGKADGVKGHAENGALMAGPVLERLQVDASLRPTIIFIIKNHLAMARFWQKRDVDDPQTAAAFAGAVQTADNLRYLYVHTFCDSRSTSAELWNGYKDALHTTLYRATSERLMHDTAAIAARNSERKQLKLKQLLSEKIPGIPDDEITAHFNRLPERYFIQADTAEIALHVRMVNQLLKSISAAESLDTLRPVIEWRNDLNRAFTIVNVVTWDRAGLFYKLAGALSVAGVNILGAKVISRTDHIAIDTFYITEPGGGVVQNQAAQDTFAKNVEQTLVANRDLYPDILAQAKRIAPHAALVGSLQNTFPPLIDVYNERSMQRTIVEIQARDQIGLLYRLAKAISDHGFGITFARIGTERGIAIDTFYIENTSRETAIEAPRLRALRDELEKVVIPPETPAPGPA, from the coding sequence GTGCACGCATCGCCACTCACAGCCCTCAGCACGCGCATCCGCAAACACGCGCTCGGACGCCTCAACTTCGCCGACTCCGGCGCCGACGTCCCCGCGGCGCAACGCCTCACCGCGTGCAAAACATTCCTGCGCCTCGAAAACGCCATGATGCGCATGCGCCACGAGGCCGGCGAATCCGGCGTCGCCGTCGCCCACGCGCGCGCCGCCACGATCGACGTCATGCTCGCGCACCTTTTTGATTACGCCATCGCGGCATGGAAACGCAGCCGCCCCGGCGTCCCCGCGCCGGAGGTCGCCCTCGTCGCGCTCGGCGGTTACGGCCGCGCCCAGCTCAGCCCGCTGAGCGACATCGACATCATGTTCCTTTACCCCTCGAACGTCCGCCTCGACGACCTCAAGGACTTCCAGCAGCACCTCGTCGATGAAATCCTCTACACCCTTTGGGATTGCGGCCTGAAAGTCGGCCACTCGTCGCGCACCACCGACGACGCCTTTGCCGAGGCCCGCGCAGACATCCAGACAAAAACCGCCCTGCTTGAGGCCCGCTTCATCGCCGGCTCCGACATTCTTTTCGAAAACTTCTTCACCGCCTACGAGAATTTCTACCGCAACGAGGGCACGCTCTCCTACATCGCTTCCCGTCTCAAAAATCAGACCATCCGGCGCGCCAAATACGGCGACACCGTTTTCCTTCAGGAACCCGACATCAAGAACGGCGTCGGCGGACTCCGCGACTACCACTCGGTTCTCTGGCTCGCCCACGTCAAACTCGGCCTGCGCAACGTCAACGACCTCGTCGAGGAAGGTTACCTGCAGCGCAACCAGCTCCGCGACTTCAAGCGCGCCTACGATTTTCTCATGCGCGTGCGCAACGAGCTCCACTTCAACTCCCGGCATCCCACCGACCTCCTCGACCTCGAACAACAACCCCGCATCGCCCTCGGCCTCGGTTACGCCAACCACGACGAGCTCGCCCGCGTCGAGCAGTTCATGCACGATTATTACCGCGCCGCGCAAACCATCTACCGCGTCGCCAAATACATTGAGCACCGCCTCTCGCTCACCGCCGACCCCATCAAAACCGGCGCGACCGCCGGCCCCTCCCCCGCCCTTTCGCTCCGCGATTCGCTCCGCCTCACCCGTCACCAAAAAACGCAGCATGTCGACGGCTTCATCCAGCGCGGCAACGAGCTCACCGCCGAGCACCCCGGCGTCTTTCGCGAGAGCCCCGAGCGCCTCATCCGCGTCTTTCGTTACGCCCAGCAACTCGGCATCCAACCCGACTTCACCCTCCAAACCCTCATTCGCGACAACCTGCCCCTGATCAACCGCCGCGTCATCAACTCGCCCGACTGCGCCGCCAGCTTCCGCGCCATCATGCACACCGTCGGCAACGTCCACCCCACCCTCTCCCTCATGCACGAGCTCGGAGTCCTCGGACGCTACCTCCCCGAATTCGACACCCTCACCTGCCTCGTCCAGCACGAATACTACCACCGCTACACCGCCGACATCCACACCCTCAACGCCATCCGCGAACTCGACCGCATTTTCCTGCGCGAGGAGGATTTCACCGGCAAATACCTCACCGCCCTCCACGAAACCCCCGCCCCCTCGCTCCTCTACCTCATCCTCCTGCTGCACGACATCGGCAAGGCCGACGGCGTCAAGGGCCACGCCGAAAACGGCGCGCTCATGGCCGGCCCCGTTCTCGAGCGATTGCAAGTGGACGCCTCGCTCCGCCCGACAATTATATTCATCATTAAAAACCACCTCGCCATGGCGCGCTTCTGGCAGAAACGCGATGTTGACGACCCGCAAACCGCAGCCGCCTTTGCCGGGGCCGTCCAGACTGCCGACAACCTCCGCTATCTCTACGTCCACACCTTCTGCGACTCGCGCAGCACCAGCGCCGAACTCTGGAACGGCTACAAGGACGCGCTCCACACCACGCTCTACCGGGCCACGAGCGAACGCCTGATGCACGACACCGCCGCCATCGCCGCCCGCAACTCGGAACGCAAGCAATTGAAGCTCAAGCAGCTCCTCTCCGAAAAAATCCCGGGCATCCCCGACGACGAAATCACCGCGCACTTCAACCGCCTCCCCGAGCGCTATTTCATCCAGGCCGACACCGCCGAAATCGCGCTCCACGTGCGCATGGTCAACCAGCTCCTCAAGTCGATCAGCGCCGCCGAATCCCTCGACACCCTCCGCCCCGTCATCGAATGGCGCAACGACCTCAACCGCGCCTTCACCATCGTCAACGTCGTCACATGGGATCGCGCCGGACTCTTCTACAAACTTGCCGGCGCCCTCAGCGTCGCCGGCGTCAACATCCTCGGCGCCAAGGTCATCTCCCGCACCGACCACATCGCCATCGACACCTTCTACATCACCGAGCCCGGCGGCGGAGTCGTGCAAAACCAGGCCGCGCAGGACACCTTTGCCAAAAACGTCGAGCAAACCCTCGTCGCCAACCGCGACCTCTACCCCGACATCCTCGCGCAAGCCAAGCGCATCGCCCCGCACGCCGCCCTCGTGGGCAGCCTCCAAAACACCTTCCCGCCTCTCATCGACGTTTACAATGAACGCTCGATGCAACGCACCATCGTGGAAATCCAAGCCCGCGACCAAATCGGCCTGCTCTACCGTCTCGCCAAGGCAATTTCCGATCACGGCTTCGGCATCACCTTCGCGCGCATCGGCACCGAGCGAGGCATCGCCATCGACACCTTCTACATTGAAAACACCAGTCGCGAAACCGCCATCGAAGCCCCCCGCCTCCGCGCCCTCCGCGACGAACTGGAAAAAGTGGTTATTCCACCGGAAACGCCGGCCCCCGGCCCGGCGTGA
- a CDS encoding LysR family transcriptional regulator yields MPAEYQFPYDLRHLVYFLEVARHLHFRKAAESLNVAQPALSRQIAHLEEALGAKLFARTRRRVELTPAGRAFAARIEPVLRSLNAAGRELRSLAAGETGHVRVAFTGLAMATVLPDILREFNRRYPGIRLELNEMPTSAQLAALQVGELGCGFFHPNTNGAGAPAPGIRTHMLLRERNGILLPAGHALGKKKLLRLRDLAAVPFVLFPRANNPGFYDRIIAACSQAGVTPKIVEEVWPRANGIGLVRAGIGVTFITPSEAGPLQKDVVFHALIGHAPESRLVLGWKQPPAPDPALAAFLDVAMGRWEKVASGE; encoded by the coding sequence ATGCCTGCCGAGTATCAATTTCCCTACGATCTGCGCCACCTCGTCTATTTCCTCGAAGTCGCGCGCCATCTTCATTTCCGCAAGGCCGCCGAGTCGCTTAATGTCGCGCAGCCCGCGCTCAGCCGCCAGATCGCGCACCTCGAGGAGGCGCTGGGCGCGAAACTCTTCGCGCGCACCCGCCGTCGCGTCGAGCTGACACCCGCGGGGCGCGCCTTTGCTGCGCGCATCGAGCCGGTGCTGCGCTCGCTTAACGCGGCGGGCCGGGAGCTGCGCTCGCTGGCGGCGGGCGAGACTGGGCATGTGCGCGTGGCGTTCACGGGGCTGGCGATGGCGACGGTGCTGCCGGATATTTTGCGCGAGTTCAACCGGCGTTATCCCGGCATCCGGCTTGAACTGAACGAAATGCCCACGAGCGCCCAGCTTGCCGCGTTGCAGGTGGGAGAGCTGGGGTGCGGCTTTTTTCATCCGAACACAAACGGGGCGGGTGCGCCCGCGCCGGGCATTCGCACGCACATGCTTTTGCGCGAGCGCAACGGCATCCTGCTTCCCGCGGGGCACGCGCTCGGAAAAAAGAAACTGCTTCGGCTGCGCGATCTCGCGGCGGTGCCGTTTGTGTTGTTTCCGAGGGCGAACAACCCCGGGTTTTACGACCGCATCATCGCGGCGTGTTCTCAGGCTGGCGTGACGCCGAAAATCGTCGAGGAAGTCTGGCCCCGAGCCAACGGAATCGGCCTGGTGCGCGCCGGCATTGGCGTGACCTTCATCACGCCCTCCGAGGCGGGGCCGTTGCAGAAGGACGTGGTGTTTCACGCGCTCATCGGCCACGCGCCCGAGAGCCGGCTTGTCCTCGGCTGGAAGCAACCACCCGCGCCCGATCCCGCGCTCGCGGCATTTTTGGACGTGGCGATGGGGCGGTGGGAAAAAGTAGCGAGTGGCGAGTAG
- the leuC gene encoding 3-isopropylmalate dehydratase large subunit — protein MPKTLFQKVWEAHAVRKLSSGHTQLLVDTHLLHEVTSPQAFGMLRDLNLKVAMPHRTFATVDHIIPTNPGACEPFADPLAQAMMDAIRKNCQDNGIVFFDRATGKQGVIHIIAPEQGITQPGMTIACGDSHTSTHGAFGAISFGIGTTQIRDILATQTMAISPLKVRRVEVNGKLGRGVYAKDVILHIIRTLGVNGGTGYAYEFAGEVLDNMSMEERMTVCNMSIEGGARVGYVNPDETTFAYLKDRPYAPKGAAWDEAVARWKACASDPGCAYDDVVKIDAADIAPTVTWGINPAEGISINENIPDPATAATAEEKAEIEEALAYMKFTPGAPIKGTKIDVAFLGSCTNGRLTDFQEVAKHIKGKKVAPGIRALAVPGSQGVAVLCRELGIDQVFKDAGFEWRDAGCSMCLAMNPDKLVGDQVSASSSNRNFKGRQGSPTGRTILMSPLMVAAAAIAGHVADAREVFPAANN, from the coding sequence ATGCCAAAAACACTGTTCCAAAAAGTCTGGGAAGCGCACGCCGTGCGCAAACTCTCGAGCGGGCACACCCAGCTCCTCGTCGACACGCACCTGCTGCACGAAGTCACCAGCCCGCAGGCGTTCGGCATGCTGCGCGACCTCAACCTGAAGGTCGCCATGCCCCACCGCACTTTCGCGACGGTCGACCACATCATCCCGACCAACCCCGGCGCGTGCGAGCCTTTCGCCGACCCGCTCGCGCAGGCCATGATGGACGCCATCCGCAAAAACTGCCAGGATAACGGCATCGTGTTTTTTGACCGCGCCACGGGCAAGCAGGGCGTCATCCACATCATCGCGCCCGAGCAGGGAATCACGCAGCCCGGCATGACCATCGCCTGCGGCGACTCGCACACCTCCACGCACGGCGCGTTCGGCGCGATCTCGTTTGGCATCGGCACCACGCAAATCCGCGACATCCTCGCCACGCAAACCATGGCCATCTCGCCGCTCAAGGTGCGCCGTGTCGAGGTCAACGGAAAGCTCGGACGGGGCGTTTACGCGAAGGACGTGATCCTGCACATCATCCGCACGCTCGGCGTCAACGGCGGCACCGGTTACGCCTACGAATTCGCGGGCGAGGTGCTCGACAACATGTCGATGGAGGAGCGCATGACCGTGTGCAACATGTCCATCGAGGGCGGCGCGCGCGTCGGCTACGTCAATCCCGACGAAACCACGTTCGCCTATCTCAAGGACCGTCCCTACGCCCCCAAGGGCGCGGCGTGGGACGAGGCCGTCGCCCGTTGGAAAGCCTGCGCGTCCGATCCCGGTTGCGCCTACGACGATGTTGTCAAAATCGACGCCGCCGACATCGCGCCCACCGTCACCTGGGGCATCAATCCCGCCGAGGGCATCTCGATCAACGAAAACATTCCCGATCCCGCGACCGCGGCCACCGCCGAGGAAAAGGCGGAAATCGAGGAGGCGCTCGCCTACATGAAATTCACGCCCGGCGCGCCCATCAAGGGCACCAAGATCGACGTCGCGTTTCTCGGCTCCTGCACCAACGGACGCCTCACCGATTTCCAGGAAGTCGCCAAGCACATCAAAGGCAAAAAAGTCGCGCCCGGCATCCGTGCGCTCGCCGTCCCCGGCTCGCAAGGCGTCGCGGTGCTCTGCCGCGAGCTCGGCATCGACCAAGTCTTCAAGGACGCCGGCTTTGAATGGCGCGACGCCGGGTGCTCGATGTGCCTGGCGATGAATCCCGACAAGCTCGTCGGCGATCAAGTCAGCGCCAGCTCCTCGAACCGCAACTTCAAGGGTCGCCAGGGCAGCCCGACGGGACGCACCATCCTGATGAGCCCGTTGATGGTCGCCGCCGCCGCCATCGCCGGCCACGTCGCCGACGCGCGGGAAGTTTTCCCCGCCGCAAACAACTAA
- the leuD gene encoding 3-isopropylmalate dehydratase small subunit: MSLAKITQVTGRAVYVPGNDIDTDRIIPARFMKCVSFDGLGQYLFYDVRHTPDDKPTGHPIDKPEHKGATVMLSGANFGCGSSREHAPQAIHKAGFRAIIAENFAEIFFGNSTTLGIPCVNAKHEDIAKVAAAIEANPQLEVTVDVEHLEVRFGDQKIPITMRESAREGLVAGRWDAIGELLEAKDATAALAAKFPYMTAS; the protein is encoded by the coding sequence ATGAGCCTTGCAAAAATCACCCAAGTCACCGGCCGCGCCGTTTACGTGCCCGGCAATGACATCGACACCGACCGCATCATTCCCGCGCGTTTCATGAAATGCGTCAGCTTCGACGGCCTGGGCCAGTATCTGTTTTACGACGTGCGCCACACGCCCGACGACAAACCCACCGGCCACCCGATCGACAAGCCCGAGCACAAGGGCGCGACGGTCATGCTCTCCGGCGCCAATTTCGGCTGCGGCAGCTCGCGCGAGCACGCGCCGCAAGCCATCCACAAGGCCGGATTCCGGGCAATCATCGCGGAGAACTTCGCCGAGATCTTTTTTGGCAACAGCACCACGCTCGGCATTCCTTGTGTGAACGCAAAACATGAGGACATCGCCAAGGTCGCCGCCGCAATCGAGGCAAATCCCCAACTCGAGGTGACGGTTGATGTCGAGCATCTCGAAGTGCGTTTCGGCGATCAAAAAATCCCAATCACGATGCGCGAAAGCGCGCGCGAGGGCCTGGTCGCGGGACGCTGGGATGCGATCGGCGAACTCCTTGAAGCCAAGGACGCAACCGCCGCGCTGGCCGCGAAGTTTCCCTACATGACCGCTTCGTAA